The following coding sequences are from one Musa acuminata AAA Group cultivar baxijiao chromosome BXJ1-6, Cavendish_Baxijiao_AAA, whole genome shotgun sequence window:
- the LOC135676518 gene encoding histone H3.2 translates to MARTKQTARKSTGGKAPRKQLATKAARKSAPATGGVKKPHRFRPGTVALREIRKYQKSTELLIRKLPFQRLVREIAQDFKTDLRFQSSAVSALQEAAEAYLVGLFEDTNLCAIHAKRVTIMPKDIQLARRIRGERA, encoded by the coding sequence ATGGCCCGGACGAAGCAGACGGCGCGGAAATCCACGGGTGGCAAAGCTCCGCGGAAGCAGCTGGCGACGAAGGCGGCGAGGAAGTCGGCCCCCGCGACCGGCGGCGTCAAGAAGCCCCACCGCTTCCGGCCCGGGACAGTCGCGCTGCGAGAGATCCGCAAGTACCAGAAGAGCACGGAGCTGCTCATCCGGAAGCTGCCTTTCCAGCGCCTGGTCCGCGAGATCGCCCAGGACTTCAAGACCGACCTCCGCTTCCAGAGCTCCGCCGTTTCCGCCCTGCAGGAGGCCGCGGAGGCCTACCTTGTGGGCCTATTCGAGGACACCAACCTCTGTGCCATTCACGCCAAGAGGGTAACCATCATGCCCAAGGATATCCAGCTCGCCCGTCGGATCCGCGGGGAGAGGGCTTGA
- the LOC103988512 gene encoding RING-H2 finger protein ATL78, whose translation MWAPTLLAPSTLSHLHLLQQHEEAHARRLLLSDAPSYAVPHSSTTSADDSLNANVVMVLAVLVCSVVCALAVNAIARCALVVLKWARSRPCAPLECWERDGGGREEALTALSSFVYHPGMGVPKAGPECAICLWEFVPGERVRLLPMCNHGFHVGCVDRWLASRPSCPTCRRSLPSYVGAVGVHS comes from the coding sequence ATGTGGGCGCCTACGCTGCTCGCCCCTTCAACCCTAAgccacctccacctcctccaACAGCACGAGGAAGCGCACGCGAGGCGGCTGCTGCTGTCCGACGCCCCTTCCTACGCTGTGCCCCACAGCTCGACCACGAGCGCGGACGACTCGCTCAACGCCAATGTCGTCATGGTTCTCGCCGTTCTCGTCTGCTCCGTGGTCTGCGCGCTGGCGGTGAACGCCATCGCCCGCTGCGCCTTGGTCGTGCTGAAGTGGGCGCGGTCGAGGCCCTGTGCCCCGCTGGAGTGCTGGGAGCGCGACGGGGGCGGGAGGGAGGAGGCGCTGACGGCCCTGTCGAGCTTCGTTTACCACCCTGGGATGGGGGTGCCCAAGGCGGGGCCGGAGTGCGCCATATGCTTGTGGGAGTTCGTGCCCGGGGAGCGCGTCCGCCTGCTGCCTATGTGCAACCACGGGTTCCACGTCGGATGCGTCGACCGGTGGCTCGCTTCGCGGCCATCGTGCCCGACGTGCCGGCGCAGTCTACCGAGTTACGTGGGGGCCGTGGGTGTGCACAGTTGA
- the LOC135676517 gene encoding soluble inorganic pyrophosphatase-like — protein sequence MKHSSTSHRSDRGTTPRFRGKMSKENGTASTERRPVPRLNERILSSLSKRSVAAHPWHDLEIGPEAPAVFNVVVEITKGSKVKYELDKKTGLIKVDRILYSSVVYPHNYGFIPRTLCEDNDPMDVLVLMQEPVIPGCFLRARAIGLMPMIDQGEKDDKIIAVCADDPEYRHYNDLSELPPHRLAEIRRFFEDYKKNENKEVAVNEFLSTTAAREAIQYSMDLYAEYILQSLRR from the exons ATGAAGCATTCTTCCACTTCGCATAGATCTGATCGGGGAACTACACCGCGCTTTCGAG GAAAAATGAGCAAAGAAAATGGTACAGCTTCAACAGAGAGACGCCCAGTTCCACGGCTGAATGAAAGGATTCTGTCGTCACTGTCGAAGAGATCAGTAGCGGCACATCCTTGGCATGATCTTGAAATAG GGCCTGAAGCTCCGGCTGTGTTCAATGTA GTTGTAGAGATCACAAAAGGGAGTAAAGTTAAATACGAGCTCGACAAGAAGACAGGATTGATCAAG GTTGATAGGATCTTGTACTCATCAGTGGTCTATCCTCATAATTACGGTTTCATTCCTCGCACACTTTGCGAAGACAATGATCCCATGGATGTTCTAGTCCTCATGCAG GAGCCAGTGATTCCGGGGTGCTTCCTGCGTGCCAGGGCTATTGGACTTATGCCTATGATCGATCAG GGAGAGAAAGATGACAAGATCATCGCAGTTTGTGCCGACGATCCCGAGTACCGTCACTACAATGACCTCAGCGAGCTGCCTCCTCATCGTCTTGCTGAGATCCGCCGCTTCTTCGAAGATT ATAAGAAAAACGAGAACAAAGAGGTCGCCGTTAATGAGTTCTTGTCTACGACAGCTGCTCGTGAAGCCATCCAATACTCCAT GGATCTGTACGCGGAATACATCTTGCAGAGCTTGAGGCGGTAG